The following proteins are co-located in the bacterium genome:
- the lepB gene encoding signal peptidase I, translated as MLRLILKVRKNSQWLEYADSFLIAIILALVIRTLVVQTFIIPSGSMEKSLLIGDQLIVNKFLYGTQVPWSPKIILKIRDPKRGDIIVFKYPKDLKTPYIKRCIGVPGDTIAIENKTVFVNGIALREPYAYFGDSRVLSSGRDNLGLFVVPPGQYFMLGDNRDFSSDSRFWGLLPRHLIEGKAMVIYWPFIRWRLI; from the coding sequence ATGCTGAGGCTTATCCTTAAAGTGAGAAAAAATAGTCAGTGGTTGGAATATGCAGATTCTTTTCTTATTGCCATCATTCTGGCTTTGGTGATACGAACCCTGGTTGTTCAGACATTTATTATTCCCAGCGGATCAATGGAAAAATCCCTCTTGATCGGGGACCAACTCATTGTAAATAAATTTCTTTATGGTACTCAGGTTCCCTGGAGCCCTAAAATTATTCTGAAAATTCGTGATCCGAAACGAGGCGATATTATTGTTTTTAAATATCCCAAGGACCTTAAAACGCCGTATATTAAACGCTGCATTGGTGTGCCGGGCGATACCATCGCGATTGAAAATAAAACGGTGTTTGTTAATGGGATTGCCTTGCGTGAACCTTATGCGTACTTTGGCGATTCCCGGGTATTATCTTCGGGCCGCGACAATCTTGGGCTGTTTGTCGTGCCGCCTGGTCAGTACTTCATGCTTGGTGATAATCGGGACTTTTCATCGGATTCGCGTTTTTGGGGGTTGTTGCCCAGGCATTTGATCGAAGGGAAGGCCATGGTTATCTATTGGCCGTTTATTCGTTGGCGCTTGATTTAA
- the tig gene encoding trigger factor has protein sequence MIKVDIKEKNETTRILDVTVPQETVDQQFAQALHQVQKKAELPGFRKGKVPQDIVEKKYAYEIRETVLDQLFNESYKQALEQTKCVPIQQPKLEKMDLEKGKPLVYQVMVDVLPKVKLGDYKGLKLKQKKNEVKSQEVDDVVNRLREQSAVLEPVEDRPVASGDVVTIDFEGKKDGELVPGTKAEAHTVETGKGQTIPDFEKNIIGMQLNETKTFAADFPEDYHAKEMAGQSIDFTVTAKAIQSKKLSELNDDFAKQMGKFDTLEALRKRIEEDLVAEKEKQNRTLFTDQIMQQLSKSTQVKVPAVLIERSLKNLWKDHENRLARQNQTVEQGGITEEDFNKKNSSQVEIELKARLALREIGILETIEVTDSDVDGEIDQMALGMRQSPEVIRNWVEKNNSWEDIRDRLRDKKTQDFIIASAKISIS, from the coding sequence ATGATAAAAGTAGATATTAAAGAAAAAAATGAAACCACTCGAATTTTGGATGTGACGGTTCCGCAGGAAACCGTGGATCAACAATTTGCCCAGGCGCTTCATCAGGTTCAGAAAAAAGCTGAGCTTCCGGGATTTCGCAAAGGAAAAGTGCCGCAAGATATCGTTGAAAAAAAATATGCTTATGAGATTCGTGAAACAGTTTTGGATCAATTATTCAATGAATCGTATAAGCAGGCATTGGAGCAGACAAAATGTGTGCCGATCCAGCAGCCCAAGCTTGAAAAAATGGATCTGGAAAAAGGTAAACCGTTGGTCTATCAGGTCATGGTGGATGTTTTGCCGAAAGTGAAGCTGGGCGACTATAAAGGGTTGAAGCTTAAGCAGAAAAAAAATGAAGTTAAATCACAAGAAGTGGATGATGTTGTCAACCGGTTGCGCGAACAAAGTGCTGTTTTAGAACCTGTTGAAGATCGTCCGGTGGCCAGCGGTGATGTCGTCACAATCGATTTTGAAGGGAAAAAAGACGGGGAATTGGTTCCAGGCACCAAGGCGGAAGCGCATACGGTGGAAACCGGCAAGGGACAAACAATTCCTGATTTTGAAAAAAACATCATCGGCATGCAATTGAATGAAACCAAGACGTTTGCAGCTGATTTTCCGGAAGATTACCACGCCAAGGAAATGGCCGGACAGTCGATTGACTTTACAGTGACAGCCAAGGCTATTCAAAGTAAAAAACTTTCAGAGCTCAATGATGATTTTGCCAAGCAAATGGGTAAATTTGACACGTTGGAGGCATTGCGTAAACGGATTGAAGAGGATCTGGTTGCAGAAAAAGAGAAGCAGAATCGTACCCTGTTTACCGATCAAATTATGCAGCAACTCTCGAAGAGTACGCAGGTGAAAGTGCCGGCGGTTTTAATTGAACGTTCTTTGAAGAACCTTTGGAAGGATCATGAAAACCGGTTGGCTCGCCAGAATCAAACAGTTGAGCAAGGTGGAATAACGGAAGAAGATTTTAATAAAAAAAACAGCAGTCAGGTCGAGATTGAACTGAAAGCACGGTTGGCCCTGCGCGAAATCGGGATATTGGAAACAATCGAAGTGACGGATTCCGATGTTGATGGTGAAATAGATCAAATGGCTTTGGGCATGCGTCAGAGCCCGGAAGTTATCCGTAATTGGGTCGAGAAAAACAACAGTTGGGAAGATATCCGGGACAGGTTGCGGGATAAAAAAACCCAGGATTTTATTATCGCCAGCGCGAAGATAAGCATCAGTTAA